One Monomorium pharaonis isolate MP-MQ-018 chromosome 4, ASM1337386v2, whole genome shotgun sequence DNA segment encodes these proteins:
- the LOC114254376 gene encoding uncharacterized protein LOC114254376, with product MASRANRKWQSHNTLPGGSRHARTTRQVDRRCGAAWDRGVRIDRKSKHAHARRLEPAGAGPGLLTVRQAVTVRTWQRTSPRYRNRYRRLQGPGLRSLLRLYRDSQVRFLN from the exons ATGGCCAGCCGGGCCAACCGAAAATGGCAGAGCCATAACACTCTCCCCGGCGGAAGTCGTCACGCACGGACCACGAGGCAAGTGGATAGGCGATGCGGCGCAGCATGGGATCGAGGCGTGCGGATCGACCGAAAATCGAAGCACGCGCATGCGCGGcggctcgagccggccggcgcgggaccggggctcctcactgttcggcaaGCCGTGACTGTGCGTACTTGGCAGAGGACGAGCCCGAGATACCGAAATCGTTACCGAAGACTTCAGGGACCAGGACTCCGTTCATTATT aagaTTATACAGAGATAGCCAGGTGCGATTCCTAAACTGA